A single Plasmodium malariae genome assembly, chromosome: 6 DNA region contains:
- the PmUG01_06013300 gene encoding conserved Plasmodium protein, unknown function, which translates to MDIQNNSQKETNKKEVNKCINASGSSITTVVNCSKNGTSCFKIDSRNDKEERSNNSKIDDKKDKKDNNDSGSTNVICGNNTISTNISSRNNTSSNSIRQNNNYKGNEANNSMDLKSIKKDNIINSKYKAQNKENYDKCYYNHSNYSNNNSNNNYYYYNNSKKVNYTNFWSTKSYSYEHFSPTNCTYFKKRITKIDKNVKKDDMNNKEKVKSSEQEKKKNVNNIVSLSKAENGKEADTNNINKNEQVVDKNVCNETNTKKKKGKKKRKKGKDNEKQNKKENEKEKETKKETKKETEKETEKEIEKEKRKEKATEKGKNNNQLIESTKQVCKDVNISIGNINNITEVRSDIMNENASITTAISSNADSKIKKKKKKKKKRKKKGTVLENVSGTNLCNGITVDAKKEENKVSKMCQNLKKGIIKNREINSFKNKSEHYTKGANINYQTYNIVSGNINKEKNENFGKTIRGGNNIYRSYSKKLNNNFCRNVNTNENVDTSGHAPSNYHMNLMYGQFKKSLLQLSKNTERKYNSDMNNQTYLNYLSDNAQTFYNLNEYNNLPYMDGGECKNISNMYYGNNDQKNILMESILRLQRMYNIDENMYSNKIQSCIGNNMGNKNIFSYSNNNNEKKKKKNTISSNVYSTSGLSAKLDKNIMHAELQKLQKDNYDIHKMKKGMTKADLISNHVHYEGGKNFKYENNEGMVVINKGNRKKGYYYNVRKNLQQVDGNLEQSVNGVVGSSKYNMNWGRKRNNLKGNIHGIRSVSGIGGVSGIGGVSSIGGVSGIGGVSGIGGVSGIGGVSSIGGVSGIRSYNGNYNNMDETEANYRTPEVNNNAMKNDGMYSHLYKDKNSANYNYTDVQNKYYNKDNNFLFYNMPNGNKNKRDVGGNGPNGKFFIGENNHNFVNRGKENILTNINDEKEQTRNFEVNHEIHKFIDYCVKYYGNKYLMDVLNEFSLNNINENFDELSNIFKMSINDENLNTLATLQKDEKENFPFLSDNNNNNNNEQSLEKDIEHILDDSSKVIIEEYDKFNMLISENVEGRLAGREMNEQSSEKKEGLTDIHVDIKDDAQADVLVDIQVDAQADVQSYEGKFLEHIIVKVKENEEDSSKKQTHEENTSNVFEESHKMNVTIPPGLSLPDINRALLHGAYLDNITVVKKCLEKEVDVNYFDKIGRRALHYACAGGYYDICELLIKNGAKVNISDYKHWTPLHIAVTKMHKDITELLLKNGANIHALLPHSLSPNRGKTTASMCIHFAAIKGNKEITKMFLKFGAKINDTDLSNRTALHYACYRNNTDYVKFLIYEEKANINIFDVHNRLPIHAACLGGVLENVKILVENRSFVQKKDIYNMSPLDIARIKKFKSIRKFLTKYINENFNPHDLDVINPESDCSGKGGANAKGTENAVNAVNADNAVNAESAVNADNQVDKKEDGGKICVAIEKEEKRQDENTQGEHKQSERKPSERSILEKTTKNEDDTMGGSNEEINCVNDKNIAVGDSDENKMDPKEFYNDNKMIKDILTTTISTILKEPNRDQIRRVVDALGVYISLSLLEKTILIQNYGGINLVNKQGKRSDGGVFFYLIKYMYKNDIISKFKYDYIVEEEKEKKKTYRKLKKKLLQEEENIKHTTLNSSNIDNAQVKAMYQTYNNEGTHLKSMYHLGSSNNILQTGKNKNYPFTYDKKKEYNNNPNEEKVCTIKGKDHSRKKSNYKIVKTRRDPLKNISNNNINRDNKIFHQFADYSERNNKIATSITNNKKVLIKDGKNTLNRTNGNFAFTSYNYPVRYNNSEHQNIPYSSSKNMFTDHLLNNARNNLKFFNNQNNYISNDPTANETENQNKKASKKKKIKKKNNITYIHAYTNTHTNAHTNAHTNANTNISANLNADINPGNTKCFEKCNAESAYVNLVKSVYGNFKNVHDAQYQKKHLYQLKKTVNKNNENFKFDNNFTHFNKEIMNYQNNLISYIHNLQNSAYEYMGGAKNNSTNFINSQNMYLINNLCKFYGNNYNHRNNEELLLNDLDHMYYNSYPKI; encoded by the coding sequence ATGGACATACAAAATAATTCACAGAAAGAAACTAACAAAAAAGAGGTAAACAAGTGCATCAATGCTAGCGGTAGTAGTATTACTACAGTTGTCAATTGTAGTAAAAATGGCACATCATGTTTTAAGATAGACAGTAGAAATgataaagaagaaagaagCAACAACAGTAAGATAGACGACAAAAAGGACAAGAAAGATAATAATGATAGCGGAAGTACTAATGTGATCTGTGGGAATAATACCATAAGTACTAACATTAGCAGTAGAAATAACACAAGTAGTAACAGTATCAGACAAAATAACAACTATAAGGGAAATGAAGCTAATAATTCAATGGATTTGAAAAGCATTAAAAAGGACAACATCATTAACAGTAAATATAAAGctcaaaataaagaaaactaCGATAAGTGCTACTATAATCATAGTAactatagtaataataatagtaataataattattattattataataatagtaaaaaagtGAATTATACCAATTTTTGGTCGACCAAAAGTTACAGTTATGAACATTTTTCCCCTACGAATTGTacgtattttaaaaagaggaTAACAAAAATTGATAAGAATGTAAAGAAGGatgatatgaataataagGAAAAGGTTAAGTCAAGcgaacaagaaaaaaaaaaaaatgtaaataatattgtttCTTTGAGTAAAGCTGAAAATGGTAAAGAAGCAGATacgaataatataaacaaaaatgagCAAGTTGTTGATAAAAATGTGTGTAACGAAACTAacacgaaaaaaaagaaggggaaaaaaaaaagaaaaaaagggaagGATAACGAGAAACAGAACAAAAAAGAGAACGAAAAAGAGAAGGAGACAAAGAAGGAGACAAAGAAGGAGACAGAGAAGGAGACAGAGAAGGAGATAGAAAAGgagaaaaggaaagaaaaagcgacggaaaaaggaaaaaataataatcaaCTCATCGAAAGTACTAAACAAGTTTGCAAAGATGTAAACATAAGCATTGGAAATATCAATAATATTACAGAAGTTCGCAGTGATATTATGAACGAAAATGCAAGTATTACCACCGCAATTAGTAGTAATGCTgatagtaaaattaaaaaaaaaaaaaaaaaaaaaaaaaaaaggaaaaaaaaaggaactgTCCTGGAAAATGTTAGCGGAACCAACTTGTGCAATGGTATAACTGTTGATGCAAAAAAGGAGGAAAACAAAGTATCGAAAATGTGtcaaaatttgaaaaaaggaataataaaaaatagggaaataaattcttttaaaaataaaagtgaaCATTATACCAAGGGCgcaaatattaattatcaaacatataatatagtaagtggtaatataaataaagaaaaaaatgaaaatttcgGAAAAACAATTCGTGGAggcaataatatatatagatctTACTCCAAAAAGTTAAATAACAACTTCTGCAGGAATGTAAACACAAACGAAAATGTAGACACTAGTGGACATGCTCCTAGTAACTATCATATGAACTTAATGTATGGTCAATTCAAAAAGAGCTTACTACAGCTGTCAAAAAATACCGAAAGGAAATATAACAGCGACATGAATAATCAGacatatttaaattactTATCTGATAATGCTCAAACGTTTTACAATTTAAACGAGTACAATAATTTACCATATATGGATGGGGgagaatgtaaaaatataagtaacaTGTACTATGGAAATAATGAtcaaaaaaacatattaatgGAAAGTATACTTCGGTTGCAGAGGATGTACAATATTGATGAAAATATGTACAGTAACAAAATTCAGAGCTGTATTGGTAATAATATGggtaacaaaaatattttcagttatagtaataataataatgagaaaaaaaagaagaagaacaCCATTAGTAGTAATGTATATAGTACTAGCGGCTTAAGTGCGaaattagataaaaatataatgcatGCAGAACTacaaaaattgcaaaaagaCAATTATGATATTCATAAAATGAAGAAAGGAATGACTAAGGCTGACCTAATTAGCAACCATGTACATTATGAAGGtggtaaaaattttaaatatgaaaataacgAGGGCATGGTAGTCATTAATAAAGGTAATAGGAAAAAAGGCTATTACTATAATGTAAGAAAAAACTTGCAACAAGTAGATGGTAACCTTGAGCAGAGTGTAAATGGTGTTGTGGGTTCAAGTAAATATAACATGAATTGGGGtagaaaaaggaataatttaaaaggtAACATTCACGGCATTAGAAGTGTTAGCGGCATTGGAGGTGTTAGCGGCATTGGAGGTGTTAGCAGCATTGGAGGTGTTAGCGGCATTGGAGGTGTTAGCGGTATTGGAGGTGTTAGCGGTATTGGAGGTGTTAGCAGCATTGGAGGTGTTAGCGGTATTAGAAGTTATAATGGAAACTACAATAATATGGATGAAACCGAAGCGAACTATCGCACGCCTgaagtaaataataatgcaatGAAGAATGACGGAATGTATTCACACCTTTACAAAGACAAGAACAGTGCAAATTACAACTACACAGATGTTCAGAACAAGTACTATAACAAGGATAACAACTTCCTGTTTTACAATATGCcaaatggaaataaaaacaaaagggATGTAGGAGGAAATGGCCCTAACGGAAAATTCTTCATAGGTGAAAATAACCATAACTTTGTAAATAggggaaaagaaaatattcttacaaatataaatgatgaaaaagaaCAGACAAGAAATTTTGAGGTTAATCATGAAATACATAAGTTTATAGATTATtgtgtaaaatattatggaaATAAGTATTTGATGGAtgttttaaatgaattttctttaaataatattaatgaaaattttgatgaacttagcaatatttttaaaatgagtataaatgatgaaaatttgAATACACTTGCAACATTgcaaaaagatgaaaaagaaaattttccttttttaagtgataataataataataataataatgagcAGTCCTTGGAAAAGGACATCGAACATATCTTAGACGACTCCAGCAAAGTTATAATTGAAGAATATGACAAGTTTAATATGTTGATAAGTGAAAACGTGGAAGGACGATTAGCAGGAAGGGAAATGAACGAACAATCGAGTGAGAAGAAGGAGGGGCTGACTGATATTCATGTTGATATAAAAGACGATGCTCAAGCAGATGTTCTGGTTGACATTCAGGTCGATGCTCAAGCCGATGTACAGTCCTACGAGGGGAAATTTCTTGAACATATCATTGTCAAAGTAAAAGAGAATGAAGAAGACTCTTCTAAAAAGCAAACACATGAAGAGAATACAAGTAACGTATTTGAAGAGAGTCACAAAATGAATGTGACCATACCACCTGGGTTAAGTTTGCCAGATATAAATAGAGCTTTGCTACATGGTGCTTATTTGGACAATATAACTGTTGTGAAAAAGTGTCTAGAAAAAGAAGTTGATGTTAActattttgataaaattgGAAGAAGAGCCTTACATTATGCATGTGCAGGTGGTTATTATGATATTTGTgaattgttaataaaaaatggagcaaaagtaaatatatctGATTATAAACATTGGACTCCTTTACATATTGCAGTTACAAAAATGCATAAAGACATAACAGAATTATTGTTAAAGAATGGTGCTAACATACATGCATTGTTACCTCATTCCTTGTCACCTAATAGAGGGAAAACTACGGCCagtatgtgtatacattttGCAGCCATTAAAGGAAACAAAGAAATAACGAAAATGTTTCTTAAGTTTGGGGCAAAGATCAATGACACAGATTTGTCGAATAGAACTGCTCTTCATTATGCATGTTATAGAAATAATACagattatgtaaaatttttaatttatgaagaaaaagcaaatattaatatttttgatgTTCACAATAGATTACCTATACATGCAGCTTGTTTAGGTGGTGTTttagaaaatgtaaaaattctAGTAGAAAATAGAAGTTTCGTTCAGAAAAAAgacatttataatatgaGCCCTTTGGATATAGCAAGAATAAAGAAGTTTAAATCTATTAGAAAATTCTTAACGAAATATAtcaatgaaaattttaatccGCATGATCTGGATGTGATTAACCCTGAGAGTGACTGCAGTGGTAAAGGGGGTGCTAATGCAAAGGGTACAGAGAATGCAGTAAATGCAGTAAATGCAGATAATGCAGTAAATGCAGAGAGTGCAGTAAATGCAGATAATCAAGTTGACAAGAAAGAGGATGGTGGTAAAATCTGTGTAGCGATTGAAAAGGAGGAAAAACGGCAGGATGAAAACACTCAAGGCGAACATAAACAGAGTGAGCGCAAACCGAGCGAACGTAGTATACTGGAGAAGACAACTAAAAATGAAGATGATACAATGGGAGGAAGTAATGAAGAAATAAACTGCgtgaatgataaaaatattgcagTGGGAGACagtgatgaaaataaaatggatcCGAAAGAGTTTTATAATGACAACAAAATGATTAAAGATATTTTGACAACAACTATTAGCACAATTTTGAAGGAACCAAATAGAGATCAAATACGACGCGTTGTTGATGCCTTAggtgtatatatttctttaagtttattagaaaaaacaattttgaTTCAGAATTACGGTGGTATAAATTTGGTTAATAAACAAGGGAAAAGAAGCGATGGAGGagtttttttctatttaattaaatatatgtataagaatgatataatttcgaaatttaaatatgattatattgttgaagaagaaaaagaaaaaaaaaaaacatacagaaaattaaaaaagaaattattacaggaggaagaaaatataaagcaTACTACTCtaaatagtagtaatattgATAACGCGCAAGTTAAAGCGATGTATCAAACATATAACAATGAAGGCACACATTTAAAATCGATGTATCACCTTGGtagcagtaataatattttacaaacagggaaaaataaaaattatcctTTTACatatgacaaaaaaaaagagtataaCAACAATCCTAATGAGGAAAAAGTATGTActataaaaggaaaagatcACAGCAGGAAAAAAAGCAATTATAAAATTGTGAAAACAAGAAGAGATCCTTTGAAAAACatttcaaataataatattaacagagataataaaatttttcatcaATTCGCAGATTATTCAGaaaggaataataaaattgccACTTCCATTactaacaataaaaaagtgTTAATAAAAGATGGGAAAAATACTTTAAACAGAACTAATGGTAACTTTGCTTTTACCAGTTATAATTACCCCGTgagatataataatagtgagCATCAAAACATTCCTTATAGTAgtagtaaaaatatgtttactGATCATCTTTTGAACAATGcaagaaataatttaaaattttttaataaccaAAATAACTATATATCAAATGATCCAACTGCAAATGAAACGGAAaatcaaaacaaaaaagctagcaaaaaaaaaaaaataaagaaaaaaaacaatatcacatatatacacgcaTACACAAACACGCATACAAACGCGCATACAAACGCGCATACAAACGCGAATACAAACATAAGCGCAAACCTTAATGCTGATATAAATCCGGGAAACACAAAATGTTTCGAAAAATGTAATGCTGAATCAGCATATGTAAATTTAGTGAAAAGTGTTTATggcaattttaaaaatgtgcaTGATGCACAATACCAGAAGAAACATTTATACCAGCTGAAGAAAactgtaaataaaaataatgaaaattttaaatttgacAACAATTTTACCCATTTTAACAAAGAAATTATGAACTATCAGAATAActtaatttcatatattcataatttgcAAAATAGcgcatatgaatatatgggaggtgcaaaaaataatagcaccaattttataaatagccaaaatatgtatttaataaataatttatgtaaattttatggaaataattataatcacAGGAACAATGAGGAATTGCTTTTAAACGATTTGGACCATATGTATTACAATAGCTACCCGAAAATTTAA
- the PmUG01_06013400 gene encoding RNA-binding protein, putative yields the protein MNTEHNNSYFKKLYCKNNTPCSIPRNFNLENDVLIKKLEDNHENTANKNNFNKNLGNLIYNISKLILENTNKNNTAPAEPNLPLSKDSSKSNSNCNINNSNSNSNNSNSSNNSNSSNSSNNNSSSNSNSNSNNHYREMSDAPVRVYIDSSENNNLFVIDEKKEVHQILNNRTTDYYKKDGKFKFLNNNKYNANTVNSVTNVLNGSIKNDNSKGAENKFNFFTHTNTCRHTINEQKGNFIKYSPNNLVNMPKCEEENYKRENNIFSNFHINDTKNGATNEAINGVINEAINDAINGTKNEAKYDPKYDPINGPKNGAKLDYKNTHLPIYQNLNYTEEEKAVKNYKLQDENGPLPIKEYKGNNEKMNHNNMDNQIIKDIISKSNNNFKSIVITNVFLGNIPPNITEERLKNVLEIFGYIIHIEYKWSIDKWSYAFIYFIDEKCAINAVNILNQKKFFDNSPNHKLICFIVSKQVPNQNTLHYSRANFSLLKDGPPGANLFLYGIPLKWTELNLIQLVNKYGHVVGLRIPYINNDNDKKQGNRGFGFVSYDNKKSSIEAFEELSKMYIHGKLLKVQLKNGEEHLLPAKLKSIYNANKNKVKETNNAKTAQSLVSTTDTLKTLNSINSTDIKKKPKNNKYTGSNNIKTTNFIVPYKNKIINEPSNRDTNKNTPHGSTSDANCSIDLVDNALKNNFSLNSSNDCDFPSSNFSNSNFFKNTSCNLHKYDTANKNINNHIPNFLYNNISSNVSSEFDRDKICLYDSSEGIYEANRASNAYDTCNTSNLNNAKRILNNVCLDFINKGEHTNSNSGENISASVNPINLKNENNYLNNSDNKSNKPNMNNEISTYDYMIFNKFDYFNVCVDNNNLIERGKKFIWKKRNIQPVEQIGKNISKSFTYPNKAEIKRYHPNVSSSNSNNSNSNSNNSNSNSYINSDSNSYINSNSNSYINSDSNSYINSYINSDSNSYINSNCNSNCNSSNYINSNSNNYINSNSNSNINSNSNSNINSNSNSNINSNNNTLDKNHITKLNNLKNKTYNMQKDITLCNSNEIQNINVNVCNNFFVNDVKIFPPPNNEMNTTQNVQAYKNGNSIYPFKKTKSGMQLCDKSRNISSFLNEIWYNSSNNTGKNDMHINKRDNVYNDDEKSSNSKNSCNSSNRNGGSIHSSINNNINNINNRINNNINNNINNNINNNINNNINNNINNRINNNINNRINNSINNSISNSNDDIKYNYNAQDAQTKEMTNLNQIKRDFFSKKSVNNCDNDEREYNSRNWANIYNNNFSINFEHEELRNVFTNSISNNSSNDNSSSSSSSNNRNNRNNYNDNSNSSNGNSSSNNNSLKNMQLFFTFLNTYAKEHSLNIDDYVNKENMQLHEVLNGKYDNQVDKKKLDYLLIAHLLINKENKKQNEIQNERRNGIHNETQNKIQNKIRNGTQNEKSLEKTNDKEQENYNSISRLKQSEVGHMVHSGNTDICCSNNLNSSFYERKGPCKNNILEQVNANYAEYNNDKIDRYLNDIYMYGDYMNKYSYDKSMFTNEMNNDDKNINK from the exons ATGAACACAGAACATAacaattcatattttaaaaagttgtactgtaaaaataatacccCTTGTAGTATTCcaagaaattttaatttagaaaatgatgtattaataaaaaagttggAAGACAATCATGAAAATACAgctaataagaataattttaataaaaatttaggaaatttaatttataatatctcCAAACTTATACttgaaaatacaaataaaaataatacagcGCCTGCTGAACCGAATTTACCACTAAGTAAGGATAGCAGTAAAAGTAATAGtaattgtaatataaataatagtaacagtaatagtaataacagtaatagcagtaataacagtaatagcaGTAATAGCAGTAACAACAACAGCAGCAGCAATAGTAAcagcaatagtaataatcATTATAGAGAAATGAGCGATGCACCTGTTAGAGTTTATATTGATAGttcagaaaataataatttatttgttattgatgaaaaaaaggaagttcATCAAATTTTAAACAACAGAACAACggattattataaaaaagatgggaaattcaaatttttaaataataataaatacaatgcTAATACTGTTAATTCTGTCACTAATGTGTTAAACGGTAgcattaaaaatgataattcaAAAGGTGcagaaaataaattcaacTTTTTTACGCACACGAATACCTGTAGGCACACTATTAATGAACAAAAgggaaattttattaaatacagTCCTAACAATTTAGTAAACATGCCAAAATGTGAggaagaaaattataaaagggaaaataatattttttcgaaTTTTCATATCAATGATACGAAAAATGGTGCAACAAATGAAGCAATAAATGGCGTAATAAATGAAGCAATAAATGACGCAATAAATGGCacaaaaaatgaagcaaaataTGATCCAAAATATGACCCAATAAATGGCCCCAAAAATGGTGCAAAACTGGATTATAAAAATACGCATCTTCCaatttatcaaaatttaaattacacagaagaagaaaaagcggtaaaaaattataaattacaagATGAGAATGGGCCCCTTCCTATAAAAGAATACAAAgggaataatgaaaaaatgaatcataataatatggaCAACCAAATTATTAAAGACATTATAAGTaaatcaaataataattttaaaagtattGTAATAACCAATGTTTTCCTTGGGAATATACCACCAAATATAACGGAAGAAAGGTTAAAAAATGTGCTGGAGATATTTGgctatataattcatattgaGTATAAATGGTCTATCGATAAATGGTCATAtgcattcatttattttattgatgAAAAATGTGCTATAAATGCAGTTAATATTCTAAAtcagaaaaaattttttgataattcCCCGAATCATAAATTAATATGCTTTATTGTTTCGAAACAAGTTCCTAATCAAAATACCTTGCATTATAGCAGAGCAAACTTTTCCTTGTTAAAAGATGGACCTCCAg GTGCAAACTTGTTTCTGTACGGAATACCGCTAAAGTGGACAGAGCTGAATTTAATACAGCTGGTAAATAAATATGGGCACGTTGTAGGGTTGCGAATTCCATAcattaataatgataatgataagaAACAAGGAAATCGAGGTTTTGGTTTTGTATCATATgacaataaaaaatcatCTATTGAAGCTTTTGAAGAGCTatcaaaaatgtatattcatGGAAAGCTCTTAAAAgttcaattaaaaaatggtGAAGAGCATTTATTACCTGccaaattaaaaagtatatataatgctaATAAGAATAAAGTGAAAGAAACGAATAATGCAAAAACTGCTCAAAGTTTAGTAAGTACAACTGATACTTTAAAAACCCTTAATTCCATAAATTCTAcagatattaaaaagaagcCTAAAAACAACAAATATACTGGCagtaataacataaaaactacaaattttatagtaccatataaaaataaaataattaatgaacCAAGTAATAGAgatactaataaaaatactcCTCACGGTTCTACGTCTGACGCTAATTGTTCAATCGATTTAGTAGATAATGcattaaaaaacaatttttcaCTAAACAGTTCAAATGATTGTGATTTCCCTTCTTCCAATTTTTCAAactcaaatttttttaaaaatacttcGTGTAATCTTCATAAATATGATAcagcaaataaaaatattaataaccatattccaaattttttatataataatatttcaagTAATGTATCTAGTGAATTTGATAGagataaaatatgtttatatgacTCCAGTGAAGGCATCTATGAAGCTAATAGAGCAAGTAACGCTTATGATACGTGTAACACAAGTAATTTGAATAACGCGAAGCGCATATTGAACAACGTTTGTTTAGATTTCATAAATAAAGGTGAACATACGAACTCAAATTCAGGTGAAAATATAAGCGCAAGTGTAAACCCAATTAATCTAAAAAACGAGAATAACTATTTGAACAACTCTGATAACAAAAGCAACAAACCAAATATGAACAATGAGATTTCAACATATGATTACATGATATTCAATAAATTCGACTATTTTAATGTATGTGTGGATAACAACAACTTAATAGAGAGagggaaaaaatttatatggaaaaaaagaaatattcagCCTGTAGAACAgataggaaaaaatataagtaaatcTTTTACGTATCCAAATAAAGCAGAAATAAAGAGGTATCACCCGAATGTAAGTAGtagcaatagtaataatagcaatagcaatagtaataatagcaatagtaatagcTATATTAATAGCGATAGTAATAGCTACATTAATAGCAACAGTAATAGCTACATTAATAGCGATAGTAATAGCTACATTAATAGCTATATTAATAGCGATAGTAATAGCTACATTAATAGCAATTGTAATAGTAACTGTAATAGTAGTAACTATATCAATAGTAATAGCAATAACTATATTaatagcaatagtaatagcaatataaatagcaatagtaatagcaatataaatagcaatagtaatagcaatataaatagcaata ACAATACTCTTGATAAGAATCATATTACTAAactaaataatttgaaaaataaaacttataaCATGCAAAAAGATATAACCTTGTGCAATTCAAatgaaatacaaaatattaatgtcaatgtgtgtaataatttttttgtgaatGATGTCAAGATATTTCCACCTCCAAATAATGAGATGAATACAACTCAAAATGTGCAAGCTTATAAAAATGGTAATTCcatttatccttttaaaaaaacaaaaagtggAATGCAGTTGTGTGATAAAAGCAGAAACATAAGTTCTTTTTTAAACGAAATTTGGtataatagtagtaacaatACTGGCAAAAACGATAtgcatattaataaaagagaTAATGTTTACAATGATGATGAAAAGAGCAGCAACAGTAAAAACAGTTGTAACAGTAGTAACAGGAATGGTGGCAGTATTCATAGCAGCATCAACAACAATATCAATAATATCAACAACAGAATCAATAACAATATCAACAACAATATCAACAACAATATCAACAACAATATCAACAACAATATCAACAACAATATCAATAACAGAATCAATAACAATATCAATAACAGAATCAATAACAGCATTAACAACAGCATCAGTAACAGTAACGATGATATcaaatataactataatgCGCAAGATGCTCAAACAAAAGAGATGACTAATCTTAACCAAATTAAAAGAGATTTTTTCTCtaaaaaaagtgtaaataATTGCGACAACGATGAAAGGGAATATAACAGTAGGAATTGGgcaaacatatataacaataattttaGTATTAATTTTGAACATGAGGAACTCCGCAATGTGTTCACGAATAGTATTAGCAATAATAGCAGTAAtgataatagtagtagtagtagtagtagcaatAATAGGAATAATAGGAATAACTACAACGATAATAGCAACAGCAGCAATGGGAATAGcagtagtaacaataatagcttaaaaaatatgcagcTCTTTTTCACCTTTTTAAACACATACGCAAAGGAACACTCATTAAATATAGATGATTATgttaataaggaaaatatgCAATTGCATGAAGTGCTAAATGGTAAATATGACAATCAAgtggataaaaaaaaattagattatttattaatagcacatctattaataaataaggaaaataagaaacaaaatgaaatacaaaatgaaaGACGAAATGGAATACATAATGaaacacaaaataaaatacaaaataaaatacgaaATGGAacacaaaatgaaaaatcaCTTGAAAAAACGAACGATAAAGaacaagaaaattataactCCATTTCTCGTTTAAAACAAAGTGAAGTTGGTCATATGGTGCATTCAGGAAATACCGATATATGTTGTTCTAATAATTTGAACTCAAGTTTTTACGAACGTAAGGGCccatgtaaaaataatatacttgAACAAGTAAATGCAAATTACGCAGAATACAATAACGACAAAATAGATCGTTACTTAaacgatatatatatgtatggtGATTATATGAACAAGTATAGTTATGATAAATCTATGTTTACTAATGAAATgaataatgatgataaaaacattaataaatga